One part of the Vibrio palustris genome encodes these proteins:
- the fabD gene encoding ACP S-malonyltransferase, protein MSKFAIVFPGQGSQAVGMLADLGDQYEIVKQTFAEASDALGYDLWALVQDGPADDLNETFRTQPALLAASVAIWRVWQDLGLEQPELLAGHSLGEYSALVCAGVIDFKEAIRLVQLRGQLMQEAVPAGIGAMYAIIGLADDAVAKACEDAAQGAVVSPVNFNSPGQVVIAGEKAAVERAGALCKEAGAKRALPLPVSVPSHCALMKPAADKLAQALNDIEFHAPKLPVINNVDVIAETAPEKIKDALVRQLYSPVRWTEGVQAMNEQGVEKLIEMGPGKVLTGLTKRIVKALDAAAVNNVATLDAVK, encoded by the coding sequence ATGAGCAAATTTGCTATCGTCTTTCCAGGTCAAGGTTCACAAGCGGTAGGTATGCTTGCTGATCTCGGTGACCAATATGAGATTGTCAAACAAACGTTTGCAGAAGCGTCGGATGCACTCGGTTATGATCTATGGGCATTGGTTCAAGATGGCCCGGCTGACGATCTTAATGAGACCTTCCGTACACAGCCAGCTTTACTAGCGGCCTCTGTTGCAATTTGGCGTGTATGGCAAGATTTAGGTCTTGAACAACCTGAACTTCTCGCAGGTCACAGCTTAGGTGAATATTCTGCATTAGTTTGTGCTGGCGTGATTGACTTTAAAGAAGCTATCCGTCTAGTACAGCTACGTGGTCAATTGATGCAAGAAGCCGTTCCTGCCGGCATCGGCGCAATGTACGCGATTATCGGTTTAGCCGATGATGCGGTTGCAAAAGCGTGTGAAGATGCAGCGCAAGGTGCGGTGGTTTCTCCGGTTAACTTTAACTCGCCAGGTCAAGTTGTGATCGCGGGTGAAAAAGCAGCTGTAGAACGTGCTGGTGCATTGTGTAAAGAAGCAGGAGCAAAGCGTGCTCTGCCGTTACCTGTATCCGTTCCGTCACATTGTGCATTGATGAAACCTGCGGCCGATAAATTGGCGCAAGCTTTGAACGATATTGAGTTCCACGCACCTAAACTGCCGGTCATCAATAATGTTGATGTGATAGCAGAAACGGCTCCAGAAAAAATTAAAGACGCATTAGTCCGTCAGCTTTATAGCCCAGTTCGTTGGACTGAAGGCGTGCAAGCAATGAATGAGCAAGGCGTTGAGAAGTTAATTGAAATGGGACCGGGTAAGGTTCTGACTGGATTAACAAAACGTATTGTTAAAGCACTTGATGCAGCTGCAGTGAATAATGTCGCAACATTAGATGCGGTTAAGTAA
- the fabG gene encoding 3-oxoacyl-ACP reductase FabG — MNLEGKVALVTGASRGIGKAIAELLVERGATVIGTATSENGAQSIDAYLGDNGKGLALNVTDPASIDAVLKNIADEFGGVDILVNNAGITRDNLLMRMKDDEWTDILDTNLTSIFRMSKAVLRGMMKKRHGRIINIGSVVGTMGNAGQANYAAAKAGVIGFTKSMAREVASRGVTVNTVAPGFIETDMTKALNDEQRSATLAQVPAGRLGDPREIASAVVFLASAEAGYMTGETLHVNGGMYMV, encoded by the coding sequence ATGAACCTAGAAGGCAAAGTAGCACTAGTTACCGGCGCAAGCCGTGGAATTGGTAAAGCGATTGCTGAGTTATTAGTTGAACGCGGTGCGACTGTGATCGGCACAGCAACCAGCGAAAACGGTGCACAATCTATTGATGCTTACCTTGGCGACAATGGTAAAGGTCTCGCATTAAATGTGACTGACCCTGCATCTATTGACGCAGTATTAAAAAATATTGCTGATGAGTTTGGTGGCGTAGACATTTTGGTTAACAATGCGGGAATCACTCGTGATAATCTGTTGATGCGGATGAAAGACGATGAGTGGACAGATATTCTGGACACGAATTTGACTTCTATCTTCCGTATGTCAAAAGCGGTATTGCGTGGCATGATGAAAAAACGTCATGGCCGTATTATCAACATCGGCTCTGTTGTTGGTACTATGGGGAACGCTGGCCAAGCGAACTATGCGGCAGCTAAAGCAGGCGTGATTGGTTTTACTAAATCAATGGCTCGTGAAGTGGCTTCTCGTGGTGTGACAGTGAATACTGTTGCTCCTGGTTTTATCGAAACTGATATGACTAAAGCTCTGAATGATGAGCAGCGCTCTGCAACACTAGCGCAAGTTCCAGCAGGTCGTTTAGGCGATCCGCGTGAGATAGCTTCAGCGGTGGTATTCTTAGCATCAGCAGAAGCAGGGTACATGACTGGCGAAACATTGCACGTTAATGGCGGCATGTACATGGTTTAA
- the acpP gene encoding acyl carrier protein, giving the protein MSNFEERVKKIIVEQLGVDEAEVKNEASFVEDLGADSLDTVELVMALEEEFDTEIPDEEAEKITTVQAAIDYVTSNAQ; this is encoded by the coding sequence ATGAGCAACTTCGAAGAACGCGTAAAGAAAATCATTGTTGAACAGCTAGGTGTAGACGAAGCAGAAGTGAAAAACGAAGCTTCTTTTGTTGAAGATCTAGGTGCTGATTCTCTAGACACTGTAGAGCTAGTAATGGCTCTTGAAGAAGAATTCGACACTGAGATTCCTGATGAAGAAGCAGAGAAAATCACTACTGTTCAAGCTGCAATCGACTACGTGACCAGCAACGCTCAGTAA
- the fabF gene encoding beta-ketoacyl-ACP synthase II — translation MSKRRVVVTGMGMLSPVGNTVESSWKALLAGQSGIVNIDHFDTTNFSTQFAGLVKDFNCEEYMSKKDARKMDLFIQYGIAAGIQALDDSNLEITEENAARVGVAIGSGIGGLELIEKGHDALLEKGPRKVSPFFVPSTIVNMVAGNLSIMRGLRGPNIAISTACTTGLHNIGHAARMIAYGDVDAMVAGGSEKASTQLGMAGFGAAKALSTRNDDPQKASRPWDKGRDGFVLGDGAGMMVLEEYEHAKARGAKIYAEIVGFGMSGDAYHMTKPTEDGSGGALAMSAAMRDADIDGTKIGYVNAHGTSTPAGDVAEVRGIKLALGEEGSKQVLVSSTKSMTGHLLGAAGSVEAIVTVLSLVEQIVPPTINLDDPEDDLDIDLVPNEARKVEGMEYAMCNSFGFGGTNGSLIFKRI, via the coding sequence GTGTCCAAGCGTCGTGTCGTTGTCACTGGCATGGGTATGTTGTCACCTGTTGGCAACACTGTAGAATCATCTTGGAAAGCCCTGCTAGCTGGTCAAAGTGGTATCGTTAATATCGATCACTTTGATACTACTAATTTTTCTACGCAATTTGCAGGTCTAGTAAAAGACTTCAATTGCGAAGAGTACATGTCCAAAAAAGATGCCCGTAAAATGGATTTATTTATCCAATACGGTATCGCTGCCGGTATCCAGGCACTGGATGATTCCAATTTAGAGATCACTGAAGAGAATGCTGCTCGTGTGGGCGTTGCTATCGGTTCAGGCATCGGTGGGTTAGAACTTATCGAAAAAGGCCATGATGCACTTCTCGAAAAAGGTCCGCGTAAAGTAAGCCCATTCTTCGTTCCTTCAACCATTGTGAATATGGTAGCGGGTAACCTCTCTATTATGCGTGGCCTACGTGGTCCCAATATTGCTATCTCGACTGCCTGTACCACAGGTTTGCACAACATCGGCCATGCGGCTCGTATGATTGCCTACGGTGATGTCGATGCCATGGTAGCTGGCGGTAGCGAAAAAGCGTCTACTCAGTTAGGTATGGCGGGTTTTGGTGCGGCTAAAGCATTGTCAACGCGTAATGATGACCCACAAAAAGCGTCTCGTCCTTGGGATAAAGGCCGTGATGGTTTTGTGCTTGGTGATGGTGCGGGCATGATGGTACTTGAAGAGTACGAACATGCGAAAGCACGCGGTGCTAAAATTTACGCAGAAATCGTCGGATTTGGTATGTCAGGTGATGCTTATCACATGACTAAACCGACTGAAGATGGCTCAGGCGGCGCACTCGCAATGTCTGCAGCTATGCGTGATGCGGACATCGATGGTACGAAAATCGGTTATGTGAATGCACACGGCACGTCTACACCTGCGGGTGATGTTGCAGAAGTTCGTGGTATTAAACTCGCGCTTGGAGAAGAAGGCTCTAAACAAGTTCTTGTTTCTTCAACAAAATCTATGACTGGCCACCTATTAGGTGCTGCTGGCTCTGTAGAAGCGATTGTGACGGTACTGTCATTGGTTGAACAGATTGTTCCACCAACGATTAACCTAGACGATCCAGAAGATGATCTGGATATCGATCTCGTCCCGAACGAAGCGCGTAAAGTCGAAGGTATGGAATACGCGATGTGTAACTCATTTGGATTCGGTGGCACCAATGGTTCACTGATTTTCAAACGCATCTAA
- the pabC gene encoding aminodeoxychorismate lyase, which produces MMLINGVFADHISASDRSFQYGDGCFTTMLTRHGRIQQWQYHQERMQACLDMLGIVLADWADVESWLAQAILPDTQAGLKLHVSRGHGGRGYSAAQVSQPTVTIRAFAFPHHYTTWQSDGIALGVCQHPLGLSPLLAGHKHNNRLEQVLMKAEMDSAGHPDGLCCDINGHVIETTMANIFWVKDGTLYTPDLANSGVAGVARRRVIELTKYDELDLAIGQYSLAAIWDADEVFITNAMLGVAPVRQIQQQVYSIGSHTRRFQKRFHLC; this is translated from the coding sequence ATGATGTTGATTAATGGAGTCTTTGCTGACCATATCTCTGCCAGTGATCGTTCTTTTCAATATGGCGATGGTTGCTTTACGACCATGCTGACACGTCATGGGCGTATTCAACAATGGCAGTATCACCAAGAACGCATGCAAGCATGCTTAGATATGTTGGGTATTGTGTTAGCTGATTGGGCTGACGTTGAAAGTTGGCTTGCTCAAGCCATACTGCCGGATACTCAAGCTGGCTTAAAACTGCATGTGAGTCGTGGTCATGGAGGAAGGGGATACAGCGCCGCTCAAGTTTCACAGCCCACGGTAACTATTCGTGCTTTTGCGTTTCCTCATCATTATACTACTTGGCAATCCGACGGTATTGCGCTCGGTGTATGTCAACACCCTCTCGGGTTAAGCCCCTTACTGGCTGGTCACAAACATAATAATCGTTTAGAACAAGTCTTGATGAAAGCTGAGATGGATTCAGCAGGACATCCAGATGGATTATGCTGTGATATTAATGGCCACGTCATTGAAACAACGATGGCGAATATTTTTTGGGTAAAAGACGGTACACTCTATACTCCTGATCTCGCGAATTCTGGAGTGGCGGGCGTTGCGCGCCGCAGAGTCATCGAGCTTACAAAATACGATGAGCTTGATTTAGCCATTGGGCAGTATTCACTTGCGGCTATCTGGGACGCGGACGAAGTCTTTATCACTAATGCGATGTTAGGGGTCGCACCGGTGCGCCAAATTCAACAGCAAGTGTATTCTATTGGTTCGCATACACGCCGTTTTCAGAAGAGGTTTCATTTGTGTTAA
- the mltG gene encoding endolytic transglycosylase MltG codes for MLKKILILVVALAVLIGAGFGYVIHGVDRYLNQPLNIEQNQLVTVPFGTNINRAMDILVDKKWVQPSSLARFVRRLHPELVSIKAGTYQLTPSMTLKTALEHIVSGKEHQFAVTFVEGSRFSEWRDILANNSYLKHTITGMSEADIATKLGIQHSKLEGLFLAETYHFTAGKSDIAILRRAHNKLMTYLDAQWQERDESLPLKSPYQALTLASIIEKETALASERQRVSSVFVNRLNKHMRLQTDPTVIYGMGDNYHGNIRKRDLHRATPYNTYVIHGLPPTPIAMVGKNAIDAALHPEKSDYLYFVASGDGGHVFSKTLTQHNRAVRAYLRKLRNK; via the coding sequence GTGTTAAAAAAAATACTGATATTAGTAGTGGCGCTCGCTGTGTTAATTGGAGCTGGGTTTGGTTATGTCATACATGGGGTTGATCGCTACCTTAACCAGCCACTTAACATTGAACAAAACCAACTTGTCACGGTGCCTTTTGGTACGAATATTAATCGTGCTATGGATATTTTGGTAGACAAAAAGTGGGTTCAACCGAGTTCACTAGCGCGCTTTGTGCGTCGTTTACATCCAGAGTTAGTCTCTATCAAAGCTGGGACTTATCAATTAACGCCATCGATGACATTAAAAACCGCATTGGAACATATTGTCTCAGGCAAAGAGCATCAATTTGCTGTGACCTTTGTTGAAGGCAGTCGTTTTAGTGAGTGGCGAGATATCTTAGCAAATAATTCCTATTTAAAGCATACCATTACAGGTATGAGCGAAGCAGACATAGCGACTAAACTTGGGATTCAACATAGTAAACTGGAAGGCTTGTTTTTAGCGGAAACCTATCACTTTACGGCTGGGAAAAGTGATATTGCGATTTTGCGCCGAGCGCATAATAAGCTGATGACGTACCTGGACGCACAGTGGCAAGAGCGAGATGAGTCTCTACCATTGAAATCCCCCTATCAAGCGTTAACATTAGCCTCCATTATTGAAAAAGAAACCGCTTTAGCAAGTGAGCGTCAGCGTGTCTCTTCCGTGTTTGTGAATCGCTTGAATAAACATATGCGTTTACAAACCGATCCGACGGTGATTTATGGTATGGGCGATAATTACCATGGGAATATCCGTAAGCGCGATCTGCATCGAGCCACACCTTATAATACCTATGTGATTCATGGGCTCCCACCAACACCGATTGCGATGGTTGGGAAAAATGCGATTGATGCAGCGCTGCATCCAGAGAAAAGCGATTATCTCTATTTTGTCGCCAGTGGTGATGGTGGTCATGTTTTCTCTAAAACGTTGACCCAGCATAATCGCGCAGTACGTGCCTATTTAAGAAAATTGAGAAATAAATAA
- the tmk gene encoding dTMP kinase — protein MNGKFIVIEGLEGAGKSTAINAVVATLKAFQVDDIVRTREPGGTVLAEKMRALVKEEHAGEQLQDMTELLLMYAARVQLVENVIKPALLKGQWVVGDRHDLSSQAYQGGGRQIDAATMANLKRTTLGEFKPDLTLYLDIDPRVGLERARGRGDLDRIEKMDIGFFERTRERYQALAAQDSSVVTIDAEQGIDAVAHDIQVALTHWFSAQ, from the coding sequence ATGAACGGTAAATTTATAGTTATCGAAGGTCTTGAAGGGGCTGGTAAAAGTACGGCGATTAATGCTGTAGTTGCAACCCTCAAAGCGTTTCAAGTCGATGATATTGTACGAACACGAGAACCTGGTGGAACGGTGCTGGCGGAAAAAATGCGAGCACTGGTTAAAGAAGAACACGCAGGTGAACAGTTGCAAGATATGACCGAACTACTGCTGATGTATGCGGCACGTGTGCAATTAGTCGAGAATGTTATTAAACCAGCTTTGTTAAAAGGGCAGTGGGTGGTTGGTGATCGCCACGACTTATCTTCTCAGGCTTATCAAGGCGGGGGCCGCCAAATCGATGCAGCAACGATGGCAAACTTGAAGCGGACTACATTGGGAGAGTTTAAACCGGATCTGACATTGTACTTGGATATTGACCCGCGGGTGGGGTTAGAGCGTGCCCGTGGCCGTGGTGATTTAGACCGTATTGAGAAAATGGATATCGGCTTTTTTGAACGTACTCGTGAGCGTTACCAAGCGTTAGCTGCGCAAGACAGTTCAGTGGTAACAATCGATGCCGAGCAAGGGATAGATGCCGTTGCTCATGATATCCAAGTTGCATTGACGCATTGGTTTTCCGCTCAGTAA
- the holB gene encoding DNA polymerase III subunit delta' — protein MATSSPWLTQAWQDWQARLQANTFSHATLVHSQQDLGIYSLAHWFGQALMCTTSQTEPCGFCHGCDLMRSGNHPDYHVVRPEKEGKSITVEQIRACNRWAQASSQMSGYRMIIIEPADAMNESAANALLKTLEEPSSHCVFVLLTQHMNHLLPTIISRCQVLSIATPSPQVITEWLKQQTQRDIPVYAAHLNGNSPIQTQSFIESKGIEEYANIEAAFLRAAADDITGVTECASLVASSPLVRLQWLWFLVSDAQKVHFGLTQPECVPGAKSLSQVLSYDQLYRCGQTIIKLIEQLREFTGLNSELLIMDWLMNINEDTCL, from the coding sequence ATGGCAACGAGCTCTCCGTGGTTAACCCAAGCTTGGCAAGATTGGCAGGCCCGTCTGCAAGCGAATACGTTTTCGCATGCAACTTTGGTTCATAGTCAGCAAGACCTTGGTATTTACTCACTCGCCCACTGGTTTGGGCAAGCATTGATGTGTACGACTTCACAAACCGAACCCTGTGGTTTTTGTCATGGCTGTGACTTAATGCGTTCTGGAAATCACCCTGATTATCACGTGGTGAGGCCAGAAAAAGAAGGTAAATCGATTACGGTTGAACAGATCCGGGCGTGTAATCGTTGGGCACAAGCGTCATCGCAGATGTCTGGCTATCGAATGATCATTATTGAACCCGCTGATGCAATGAATGAGTCGGCAGCCAATGCATTACTCAAAACATTAGAAGAGCCATCCTCACATTGTGTGTTTGTGTTATTGACACAACATATGAATCATTTGCTACCAACGATTATTAGTCGTTGTCAGGTGCTGTCTATCGCTACGCCGTCTCCGCAAGTGATAACGGAATGGCTTAAGCAACAAACGCAACGAGATATTCCTGTCTATGCGGCGCATTTGAATGGTAATTCACCGATCCAGACTCAATCGTTTATTGAGTCGAAAGGTATAGAAGAGTACGCTAATATTGAAGCGGCATTTTTACGTGCTGCAGCGGATGATATCACTGGTGTGACTGAGTGTGCGAGCTTAGTCGCTTCCTCACCACTTGTACGATTACAGTGGTTATGGTTTTTAGTCAGTGATGCGCAAAAAGTGCATTTTGGCCTCACTCAACCCGAGTGTGTCCCCGGCGCTAAGTCGCTGTCACAGGTGTTATCCTATGATCAGTTATACCGCTGCGGACAAACCATTATCAAGTTGATAGAGCAACTACGCGAGTTTACTGGATTAAACTCAGAGCTTCTTATCATGGATTGGCTAATGAATATTAATGAGGACACATGTTTGTAG
- a CDS encoding TatD family hydrolase, with the protein MFVDSHCHLDRLNYDDLHSGIEQVLANAERVNVQEFLSVNCTMDTFPAMLEMINHHANVHASCGVHPLDVNSAFSMETFREYAKHDKVVAIGETGLDYHYQPETAELQKQRFKQQVELAVELNKPLIIHTRNARQDTLDILREGGAERCGGVIHCFTEDLAFAQAAMELGFYISISGIVTFKGATDLQEVVKELPLDRLLIETDSPYLAPVPYRGKENQPAYVVEVATYIAQLKGITVAEVAQQTTQNFKDLFIR; encoded by the coding sequence ATGTTTGTAGATTCCCACTGCCATTTAGACAGGCTCAATTATGACGATTTGCATAGCGGAATAGAGCAAGTACTGGCCAATGCAGAGCGCGTCAATGTGCAAGAATTTCTTTCCGTAAATTGTACTATGGACACGTTTCCGGCGATGTTGGAGATGATTAACCATCATGCCAATGTGCACGCCTCATGTGGCGTCCATCCCTTGGATGTGAACAGTGCATTTTCAATGGAAACGTTTCGTGAATACGCCAAGCACGACAAGGTGGTCGCGATTGGTGAAACTGGGTTAGACTATCATTATCAACCTGAGACGGCGGAATTACAAAAACAACGTTTTAAGCAGCAAGTAGAGTTAGCCGTTGAGCTAAATAAGCCTTTAATTATCCATACTCGCAATGCAAGACAAGACACGTTGGATATTTTACGTGAGGGCGGTGCAGAGCGTTGTGGCGGTGTCATTCATTGCTTTACCGAAGATTTAGCGTTTGCTCAAGCTGCAATGGAGCTAGGATTCTATATTTCGATTTCTGGTATTGTGACGTTTAAGGGCGCTACTGACTTACAAGAAGTGGTAAAAGAACTGCCTTTAGACCGTTTACTCATTGAGACCGACTCACCTTATTTGGCTCCAGTGCCGTATAGAGGTAAAGAAAATCAGCCCGCTTATGTGGTTGAAGTCGCGACGTACATCGCACAGCTTAAAGGTATCACTGTTGCGGAAGTGGCACAGCAAACCACACAGAACTTTAAAGATTTATTCATTCGTTAA
- a CDS encoding PTS transporter subunit EIIC, which translates to MKSFFSKLSQSIMLPIALLPAAGIMLGIGGSFTNAQMVDAYNIEILQPGTVLNSFLQVMTAAGDIVFANLPVMFALAIAIGFAKAEKGAAALAALISYLVMNVAIAKTLVVGGMLDASTNTVVLMGEHYSGILANTLGISNTLSMGVFGGLISGAITVVLHNRYHDAKLPDYLGFFGGARYVPIISAFAALFYGIVLTFIWPFFGAAFGAIGMALGELRASGLGYIASFIFGIIERSLIPVGLHHVFYLPLWQTEIGGTANIAGEVVKGTQNIFFASLATGDFSQFSSTNFMTGKFPFMMFGLPAAAYAMYTVVDPENRKAAGGLLFSVALTAFLTGITEPIEFTFLFLSPALYYFLHVPLAGLSFLLMDVLGVKVGMTFSGGFIDFSLFGVLPGLTGVDNHWYYIPIVGVAYAFIYFFLFRWYILKFDIKTPGRKGSAVAVVSKQDYRDAKSGSSAGDDGKAAQMIEALGGQDNIVDVDACITRLRITVKDANIVKENDYWTTQLGARGLVKVGDTGIQAIYGAQAATYKAQINAQLGR; encoded by the coding sequence ATGAAAAGTTTCTTTAGTAAACTTTCTCAATCCATCATGCTACCGATAGCGCTGCTTCCAGCTGCCGGTATTATGTTAGGGATTGGTGGTAGTTTTACCAACGCACAGATGGTAGACGCCTACAACATTGAAATTCTACAACCAGGAACCGTTCTAAACAGTTTCCTACAAGTTATGACAGCAGCAGGCGATATTGTTTTCGCTAACTTACCTGTTATGTTTGCATTGGCAATTGCGATTGGTTTTGCTAAAGCAGAGAAAGGTGCCGCCGCATTGGCCGCATTGATTTCTTACTTGGTAATGAACGTTGCTATTGCAAAAACGTTAGTTGTGGGCGGCATGTTAGATGCCAGCACAAATACCGTTGTGCTAATGGGCGAACACTACTCTGGTATTCTTGCCAACACACTGGGTATTAGCAACACGCTAAGTATGGGTGTATTTGGTGGTTTGATCTCAGGTGCGATTACGGTTGTATTACATAACCGCTACCATGATGCAAAACTTCCTGACTACCTAGGCTTCTTTGGTGGGGCACGTTACGTACCTATCATTAGTGCTTTCGCAGCTTTATTCTACGGCATCGTTCTTACGTTTATTTGGCCATTTTTTGGTGCTGCTTTTGGTGCAATCGGTATGGCGTTGGGCGAACTTCGCGCGTCAGGCCTTGGTTACATCGCCTCGTTTATCTTCGGTATCATTGAACGTTCATTGATCCCTGTTGGTCTTCACCATGTATTCTACTTGCCATTATGGCAGACAGAAATTGGTGGTACGGCGAATATCGCGGGTGAAGTGGTAAAAGGTACACAAAATATCTTTTTCGCGTCTTTAGCGACTGGCGATTTCTCTCAGTTCTCATCAACGAACTTTATGACGGGTAAATTCCCATTCATGATGTTTGGTTTGCCAGCGGCTGCTTATGCAATGTATACCGTTGTTGACCCAGAAAACCGCAAAGCGGCAGGTGGTCTTCTATTCTCTGTTGCACTGACGGCGTTCTTGACAGGTATTACAGAACCGATTGAATTTACATTCTTGTTCCTATCACCTGCATTGTACTACTTCTTGCACGTGCCATTGGCGGGGCTTTCTTTCCTACTAATGGATGTGCTGGGTGTGAAAGTTGGTATGACCTTCTCTGGTGGTTTCATTGATTTCTCACTATTTGGTGTCTTGCCTGGCCTAACAGGTGTTGATAACCATTGGTACTACATCCCTATCGTTGGTGTTGCTTACGCATTTATCTACTTCTTCTTGTTCCGCTGGTACATTCTGAAGTTTGATATTAAAACTCCAGGTCGTAAGGGCAGTGCCGTTGCCGTGGTATCTAAGCAAGATTACCGTGATGCGAAATCGGGTAGTTCAGCTGGCGATGATGGCAAGGCTGCACAAATGATTGAAGCACTCGGTGGGCAAGATAACATTGTTGATGTTGATGCGTGTATTACACGTCTACGTATTACCGTGAAAGATGCCAACATTGTGAAAGAAAATGATTACTGGACCACGCAATTAGGTGCTCGAGGCCTAGTGAAAGTGGGTGATACTGGTATTCAAGCGATTTACGGTGCTCAAGCAGCAACGTATAAAGCACAAATCAACGCGCAATTAGGTCGCTAA
- a CDS encoding RDD family protein: protein MSVKEKFKRTGAFVIDFSIVKMFAQVLIGGVYYAIMGFSSKHQTGGLISLNSDAALPILLALSVLILVLFIGIYVGYHWVCYRFLGNSLARFFMRANVVSRVDGNPLDKRTYFEREFYKISLCVGTMGLYALYSGAQYYSTGNAPYHDNRCSARVDID, encoded by the coding sequence ATGAGCGTTAAGGAAAAATTTAAGCGCACTGGGGCATTCGTGATTGATTTTTCGATTGTCAAAATGTTTGCTCAAGTCCTCATCGGTGGCGTGTATTACGCCATCATGGGCTTTAGCTCAAAACATCAGACAGGCGGTTTGATTTCATTAAACAGTGATGCTGCTTTGCCGATTTTATTGGCATTAAGTGTGCTTATTTTGGTCCTCTTTATTGGTATTTATGTTGGGTATCATTGGGTGTGTTATCGTTTTCTTGGCAACTCACTCGCCCGCTTTTTTATGCGAGCGAACGTTGTATCACGAGTCGATGGCAACCCATTAGATAAGCGCACCTATTTTGAGCGTGAGTTTTATAAAATTAGCTTATGTGTCGGCACTATGGGTCTGTATGCTCTGTACAGTGGTGCACAGTATTATTCGACCGGTAATGCGCCTTATCATGACAATCGTTGTTCAGCGCGAGTTGACATCGATTAG
- a CDS encoding MetS family NSS transporter small subunit encodes MTTGAIIMMIIGLGITWGGAAICVSKAMKK; translated from the coding sequence ATGACAACTGGCGCTATTATCATGATGATTATCGGACTTGGTATTACTTGGGGCGGCGCGGCTATCTGTGTTAGCAAAGCCATGAAGAAGTAA